The following coding sequences lie in one Rutidosis leptorrhynchoides isolate AG116_Rl617_1_P2 chromosome 4, CSIRO_AGI_Rlap_v1, whole genome shotgun sequence genomic window:
- the LOC139842301 gene encoding uncharacterized mitochondrial protein AtMg00810-like: MSKKYKMSNLCKLNHFLGLQVKQSPEGIFINQSTYVLNLIKKYGFRNCSTLKTPMSVSEKLSKDESRKSVCEKTYRGMIGSLLYLTASKLDIMFATCLCARYQADPKDSHYKAVKRIFRYLKGTPNLGLWYPKGSGFDLIRYTDVDYAGCKLDRKSTSGGCQLLGGKLVSCSSKTQNSVATTTAEAEYVAAGGCCAQL, translated from the coding sequence ATGTCTAAAAAGTACAAAATGAGTAACTTGTGCAAGCTAAATCACTTTTTGGGTTTACAAGTCAAACAAAGTCCTGAAGGAATTTTTATAAACCAGAGCACTTATGTTTTGAACTTAATTAAAAAATATGGTTTTAGAAATTGTTCCACCTTAAAAACTCCTATGAGTGTGTCTGAGAAATTGAGTAAAGATGAATCTAGAAAATCTGTATGTGAAAAGACTTACAGGGGAATGATTGGTTCATTATTATACCTAACTGCTAGCAAACTTGATATCATGTTTGCTACATGTTTATGTGCAAGATATCAGGCAGACCCAAAAGACTCTCATTATAAGGCTGTTAAAAGAATTTTCAGGTACTTAAAAGGCACTCCTAATTTAGGTCTGTGGTACCCCAAAGGTTCTGGTTTTGATCTCATTAGGTATACAGATGTTGACTATGCAGGGTGTAAATTGGATagaaaaagcacttctggtggTTGTCAATTATTGGGTGGAAAATTGGTTAGTTGTTCAAGTAAAACGCAAAATTCTGTTGCTACTACAACTGCAGAGGCTGAGTATGTTGCTGCTGGTGGATGTTGTGCTCAATTGTAA